A window of the Henckelia pumila isolate YLH828 chromosome 3, ASM3356847v2, whole genome shotgun sequence genome harbors these coding sequences:
- the LOC140893105 gene encoding uncharacterized protein — MVFRRFFNLMMGCLGLSKRPDLPVVTVDSSGVDLQMMDSPRVRLSDGRFLAYRERGVPKYKSTFKIVVIHGFGSSKDMNFMASQEVLDELGIYLLLFDRAGYGESDPNPKRSLKSEASDIEELADKLQLGSKFFVLGVSLGCYPAWSCLKRIPNRLAGVALVVPHINYKWPSLPNDLTKDDYRKGLSKWAVFVASHSPGLLHWWLTQKLFPSSTVLDRNPKFFSNKDLEVLKHTPGYQLLSRVIFSFICGKNFSFVKGESCVSKNGSLV; from the exons ATGGTGTTTAGGAGATTTTTTAATTTGATGATGGGTTGTTTGGGGTTATCAAAGCGGCCTGATCTTCCTGTGGTCACCGTCGATTCCTCAGGAGTTGATTTGCAAATGATGGATTCACCAAGAGTTAGGTTAAGTGATGGGAGATTCTTGGCTTATAGAGAAAGAGGAGTGCCCAAGTACAAGTCCACTTTCAAAATAGTTGTAATTCATGGATTTGGGAGCTCCAAAGACATGAACTTCATGGCTTCCCAA GAAGTTTTAGATGAGTTGGGTATATACCTTTTGCTATTTGATCGAGCCGGATATGGTGAAAGTGATCCAAACCCGAAAAGATCATTAAAGAGTGAAGCTTCTGACATTGAGGAATTAGCTGATAAGCTACAATTGGGATCCAAATTCTTTGTTCTTGGAGTCTCCCTTGGATGTTACCCTGCCTGGAGTTGCCTCAAACGAATACCCAACCG ATTAGCAGGTGTTGCACTTGTTGTTCCACACATAAATTATAAATGGCCATCTCTTCCGAATGATCTTACAAAGGACGATTACCGTAAGGGCCTTTCAAAATGGGCTGTTTTCGTTGCGAGCCACTCTCCCGGATTATTGCATTGGTGGCTGACTCAGAAACTGTTTCCATCTTCAACTGTCCTTGACCGAAACCCAAAATTTTTTAGCAATAAAGATTTAGAGGTGTTGAAGCACACACCAGGGTACCAATTGCTTAGTAGGGTAATATTCTCTTTTATCTGTGGAAAGAATTTTAGTTTTGTCAAGGGTGAAAGCTGCGTTTCAAAGAATGGATCACTTGTTTAA